In the Populus trichocarpa isolate Nisqually-1 chromosome 1, P.trichocarpa_v4.1, whole genome shotgun sequence genome, AATCTTCCTCATGCatcttttcttgaaaatcaGTACCCTCGAGTCTACCTCCAACCCCATTTAGATTCAGGGCATTATACTAATCGCTCCTCCAATCCACCTCATGCACGGTCCAGCTTCATGAAAAGGGTTTCTTCATGATCAGGTTCATCGTCAAGACCGCCTTCCAGCATGTTAACAACTTGCGACAAATCCTCATCAAGCAACTCTCTTTGAGGACCAAGACTGCCTCTTCCACGACCCCTACAGCATCCAATCACAGCTTATAATCAACACCAGAAGTGAGTTCTAGGACCGCATTTACTCAGTTACCAAAACTTGACATGGCATGGAGAGAGTGATGATGAAGTTGCTGGAACAAAGTTTAAACTAAAGGATTATAAGAAACTCGAGTGCTAATACATTTTGTGGAATTTGCCAAGAAGTTACCTTTCACTAAAGTTCACTGCTTGTAATGATATTTCCCTGCTCATGTTAATTCGAACAGCAGGGGAGAAGTTGATAGCAACCATACAAAAATaatggcaaaaaaataaaatgttttctaaTAGGTAGGGATATTCGGATCCACATCACGTGCCCAGGCCTCCAAACCTCCAATTATATCTCTGGCTGAAGTGAAGCCCACTTTGTGCAACAATTGAACAGCCATCTGTGAATCATTACCTCGTCTGCATATCACATACAGACTTGCACCAGATTCAAAGCCACTATCCTTCcgcttttcttcttcctttaaaGCTGATGAGATCTCAGCTAACCTAGACTCTAGACTTGATAATGGGATATTCATGGCATTGGGAAGAGAAACAATCTTGAAGTGGTGTGCAGGGCGTACGTCTACCAGCACATGAGCCTCCCCTTTAACAATTCTCTCTTTCAACTCTCTGCTGTGTATCCTGTGATCTTCTGGAAGCAGGTTCAACATCAAGGGAGCCTGCATTCAGTTAGGAAGACGTGTTACATCTAGAGAACAATAatttccaagaaagaaaaaaaaaagtgggacGCAAACCTCTATGCAATCGAATACATTAGAACATGTTGCCAATTGATACTCTGTTTCTTAAGAAATCACCGATACTAAATAACTAAAATCATCatccctttaatttttgaaaatgatcCCACTACAAAAGGTCTTTCTTTTGCTCCTCAACTGATATTTTCTTGGGTGCTGTTTGGTATATCTAtagtttccttcttttttcttttattcttgtgaacaattttaaaaattaaagcacagtttaaaacaacaaaaagtgaCAGTGTTAtctattttggtttaaaaacattaccaccaccaccaatatAGCCCCCTCCACCATCATAATATCACTATCACTACTACAGCCACCACAACCATCACTTTCATTGTCACTTTACCACCTCCTTTAGTATTAACAACCAACAATATCATTGAATCCAGCACAACCACCATGATCATTACCTCTATAACCTTCGCAAACATTTAATGAAAATCTGTTATTGTCATTTTTATTATGGTCAGTTCTATCATATCATTATCAGCCATTACAATTAACATTATctacaaataatataataattaccaTTAATTTGGTATGACTATTATTAGCATTACATCAATCATTCCCATGTCATTACCAGCACCGTCATGCCACCATTTCATCACtataattaaatatgtaatattattaatttttatattttaactaataatgtatatttatatttcttaaattaaattaaattttgtctgtttaataacttttccttcatttatctttgttagaaaaataaatttccacAAACTATAAACAAGAAACATCTGAGAACAAAAAATCATACCAGACAACcctagtttttttctcttttgggtTACAGGAGCTCTAAACAAACATTGAAGGTTGGAAATAGGAAATAAGTGAGGAAGTTATTGCATCTAAACAATTTATAGttggaaacaaaaataaataaataaaagcaaggAAAAGCAATAATACCGCCGACAATGGAGACTGAGTGAACTTCTCataatcaaaatctttaaattgtTGCTGGGTGAAAGCTGAATTTTCTCCACATACTTCACATTGTAATGATCTACCTCTGATCTTGACCTAAGCAACATTCAACAATagagtaaattaattacttCAATAAAGCATCATTAGAACAAACCACTTACAATGGCTTTTAAAGATAAGAAGGTTGGACTATACAATACGAATTCGAGCTGACAATGCATCAAAAAGAAGCATCCGTTCTGATAGTGGTTCACCAACAGCACTTGCAATTTTAATGGCCTCTAATGCTTGAAGACAGCCTATGATGCCAGGCACTGCAATATAAACAAATCACCAGGAGTCACATGCACACTCATCTATTATCAAAGTGTACAAGTCTATCAGCAGAATGAGCAGAATAATATAAACATCAAACAAATGCATCTATGCTCTCTTTAGCTGAATGACAACTAAACATGAGCAGAGGTTTTCTAATATGCACAAAAATTCTATCATAATATTAGGCATATtggaataaaaatgaatttctatAGGATCAAGAAAAAATCTTCTAGACTGGCAATGGCTCTTATCATCATACTCTAACACATAACGCATCAACCTAAAATTCCCTAATGAACTAAGCTAGTGATGACATATAAACATATGGCATTAGACAAGAATTTAAAACTAGCTCAACCTCGGTAATAAGGATTTATTGACATACCCACTCCAAGAACTCCACTATCGGCACATCTTTGACATGCAGTTGTAGGTGGAGGAGTAGGAAAAAGGCATCTATAGCATGGACCTCTGTTGTGATTATAGACTGTGAGCTAAACAACAAATTTACAcagaattataattacagttTTCACAGAATATTTATAACACTGAACATTACAATTGTAAGTGAACCATTATAGGTTTTCTTGTATGCTTTAGAAAGAATATGACAGCAGCATAACATACCTGCCCTTCCAATCCCAATGCAGCGCCTGAAACAAGTGGCTGCATGTAGATAAATGGAATGTGATTAACgctcaaaatgaaaaatgagaCAACAATAGATCAATGTTTCAATCTGTAACGCACCCATACACGCCAGAGCATATCTATGTGCAGAAAAGCTGACAACATAAGTTTCAGTGCAATACGCAACGTCACGACTCATTGTTAGCATAAACCAGAACAACCCTGCCTCTAGGaagtaatatttaattacatcaatgttttattgttattacaaAGTTACAGTGTTTAGTGTAACAAAATAACCTACATATCACTTGAATCAAGTCCAAATTATTCcacaatagaaaatattttagtacTCAATGTTTTAAATTCAGATTATAGTCTTTTGTGCAGTGATTTAAACAAGCACACACTTCgaggaattaaaaagaaaaaagagaagaaatgaaaGACACTTCAAGATACCAATTTAGTATTTACCTTCCCCAAAACCACACAACAATCACTGATCATGTATCGACTTGGAGCATTGTCTGTTGCATCTACTATTATGTCATATCTAACAAAGTTGGCAGTTATGGAAACTACAAATCTggccgagtttttttttttaagtgttaattATGGAGAGAAGCTGTAATTTGGATTTATCATTTCAAGGATACTGGCTCAGAATTTCCAAAGCATTGGATGTGCGTAAAGCTTCTTGGTGTTCCACAATTTGAATTGTAGAATTGAtccttcaaaaaacaaatattgaacaGAAGTAAAATAATAGCATTAAAAATAGGAACTGGAACTTCTAAGGCTCGATTGACGAGAATGAATTCATCACTCGCAATACAAGTACaaagttgttttattaattttttttactagactTGCAGCTTGAGATCAAATATTAGCTATGGAACTTGAGATCAATTAATAGAAGTAGACAGATAATCCAAAATGTACACATACAAGCGAcaggcagcagcagcagattTCACTTTTGGCTGACCAATATACGCTTCTGTGTGTATAACCTAAGCACAACAAATAACTATAGAAGTAAGTTGAATAAAATTTCTAGAGAAATAACTaatgaaaacacaaatatgAGGAAAATATATTAGATGACTTATGGAATGATGGAATGATTAGAGCTCCAAGATGGCGGCTTTGTTTGACACCCATGCACAATAACTGCATGAGAAAATGCAGAGAACTCTATTTTCATTCCTTTACTATCCTAACTACAAAGTCTTTATGTTGTCTTTgcaaaataacatttataaacCGAAATAATACTGATGGTAT is a window encoding:
- the LOC7470804 gene encoding adenylyltransferase and sulfurtransferase MOCS3, which codes for MENKMESKGGEAARILSEIETLKATRSDLDNRISALEAQLRHLNFEKNNVSCPSISTGFGHGLSPDMIYRYSRQLLLPSFGVQGQSNLLKSSILVVGAGGLGSPALLYLAACGVGQLGVVDHDVVELNNMHRQVIHTEAYIGQPKVKSAAAACRLINSTIQIVEHQEALRTSNALEILSQYDIIVDATDNAPSRYMISDCCVVLGKPLVSGAALGLEGQLTVYNHNRGPCYRCLFPTPPPTTACQRCADSGVLGVVPGIIGCLQALEAIKIASAVGEPLSERMLLFDALSARIRIVKIRGRSLQCEVCGENSAFTQQQFKDFDYEKFTQSPLSAAPLMLNLLPEDHRIHSRELKERIVKGEAHVLVDVRPAHHFKIVSLPNAMNIPLSSLESRLAEISSALKEEEKRKDSGFESGASLYVICRRGNDSQMAVQLLHKVGFTSARDIIGGLEAWARDVDPNIPTY